The Neurospora crassa OR74A linkage group IV, whole genome shotgun sequence genome has a segment encoding these proteins:
- a CDS encoding oligopeptide transporter 2 produces the protein MATTRDEKAVNITPAGSDQASASPAKYDEKIDGIHEVGLDRMDSEEAQVLEGHLDVTEEDLLQAKAAAESLSLEEVVKLMKNVVSMHGRDPNFPHVVLEKIQEFLANEQNILSNPEKYDDIITEMKIEAALIQSNSPYAEVRAVVDNTDDPSTPCSTIRSWTIGILFSVILAFVNQLFSVRQPSISIESNVAQLLAFPLGKAWEMWMPYYEFTLFGTKHNLNPGRFSKKEHMLIAIMANTAKSLPYTQYIVWTQVLPQYFNQPYANSFAYQILIALSTNFIGYGLAGITRRFIVYPSYCVWPASLVTIALNSALHHEENHIVPGPFKKLYRMSRFKFFMWAFGAMFVYFWFPNYLFEALTFFSWMQWIAPNNLNLSILTGFQNGTGMFNPFPTFDWNVLLFDSVDPLMVPAFTTFNKTFGMAFFGFIILGIWYTNVWNTGHLPINSNRVFDHYGSLYNVSRAIDEKGMFDEAKYMDYSAAYLSAANAIVYFAFFAIYAATISHIILFHRAEIAIGFRNIWKTVKPKRWTKRNAAGESVEEEDVGYKDVHNRLMAVYPEVSELWYLGCLVIAMALGFAGVAAWPTYTTAGVVPYGLFLAIIFVIPIGIIKAMTGIEVTLNVLAEFIGGAWVEGNALAMNFFKSFGYVTCAHAISFANDLKLAHYIKIPPRHTFTAQMVATLISTFICTGVLNFQVNIENICQTNAPMRFFCPGINTFFTAAVLWGTIGPVKVFGIHGQYKWLLLGFPIGLCIPVIFWLIIRKFPRNKFIRQFHPVALFYGALNWAPYSMSYCWPAVPIAWLSWIYVRNRYLAFWSKYNFVLSAAFSAGIALSGIVMLFSVQWARVSVEWWGNTQPYKGCEDTACTIKTLSEGERFFPWWDANKVPAP, from the exons ATGGCGACCACCAGAGATGAGAAGGCAGTGAACATCACCCCTGCTGGGAGTGATCAagcttctgcttctcccGCCAAGTATGACGAGAAGATCGACGGCATTCATGAAGTTGGCCTTGACCGTATGGACTCAGAGGAAGCACAAGTTCTTGAAGG ACATCTTGATGTTACCGAGGAGGACCTCCTCCAAGCAAAGGCCGCGGCCGAGTCCCTCAGTCTCGAAGAGGTTGTCAAGTTGATGAAGAATGTAGTCAGCATGCATGGACGCGATCCAAACTTTCCGCACGTGGTTCTTGAAAAGATCCAGGAATTCCTAG CCAACGAGCAGAACATTCTCTCGAATCCGGAAAAGTACGATGATATCATCACCGAGATGAAAATTGAAGCTGCTCTCATCCAGAGCAACAGTCCCTACGCCGAAGTGCGCGCCGTGGTCGACAATACCGATGACCCTTCCACGCCGTGCTCAACCATTCGTTCGTGGACCATTGGCATCTTGTTCTCTGTCATTCTCGCCTTTGTCAACCAG CTCTTCAGTGTACGCCAGCCCAGCATTTCGATCGAATCCAACGTTGCTCAGCTCCTTGCTTTTCCTCTCGGCAAAGCCTGGGAGATGTGGATGCCGTATTACGAGTTCACTCTCTTTGGAACCAAGCATAATCTCAATCCGGGGCGGTTCAGCAAGAAGGAACACATGTTGATCGCCATCATGGCAAACACAGCCAAGTCGCTGCCCTACACGCAGTACATTGTGTGGACCCAGGTGCTGCCGCAATACTTTAACCAACCATATGCGAACAGCTTTGCGTACCAGATTCTAATTGCGTTGAGCACCAACTTCATCGGCTATGGCCTTGCTG GTATCACTCGCCGGTTCATCGTGTATCCATCTTACTGCGTCTGGCCCGCATCTTTGGTTACCATCGCCCTCAACTCGGCTCTGCACCACGAGGAGAACCATATAGTTCCTGGCCCGTTCAAGAAGCTGTACAGAATGTCGCGCTTCAAGTTCTTCATGTGGGCTTTCGGCGCAATGTTCGTGTACTTCTGGTTCCCCAACTATCTCTTTGAAGCCTTGACATTCTTTTCTTGGATGCAGTGGATTGCTCCCAAC AATTTGAATCTGAGCATTCTCACTGGATTCCAAAACGGCACTGGC ATGTTCAACCCCTTCCCCACATTTGACTGGAACGTTTTGCTTTTCGACTCCGTCGATCCTCTC ATGGTGCCTGCTTTCACCACGTTCAATAAAACCTTCGGCATGGCGTTTTTCGGCTTCATCATCCTAGGAATTTGGTACACTAATGTTTGGAATACCGGTCACCTCCCAATCAACAGCAACCGTGTGTTTGACCACTACGGTAGTCTGTACAACGTCTCGCGAGCCATTGACGAGAAGGGCATGTTTGACGAGGCGAAGTACATGGATTACAGCGCCGCATATCTTTCAGCAGCCAACGCCATTGTGTATTTCGCTTTCTTTGCCATCTATGCGGCCACCATCAGCCATATCATCCTTTTCCATCGGGCCGAGATCGCCATTGGCTTCAGGAATATCTGGAAAACTGTGAAGCCAAAGAGATGGACAAAGAGAAATGCTGCCGGAGAGAGtgtcgaggaagaggatgttgGATACAAGGACGTGCATAACCGTTTGATGGCTGTTTATCCCGAAG TTTCGGAACTGTGGTACTTGGGCTGCCTCGTGATTGCCATGGCACTTGGCTTTGCTGGTGTTGCCGCCTGGCCCACATATACTACTGCTGGTGTCGTTCCCTACGGCCTGTTCCTTGCAATAATTTTCGTCATCCCTATTGGCATCATCAAGGCCATGACGGGTATCGAAGTCACCTTGAACGTATTGGCCGAGTTTATCGGTGGTGCTTGGGTTGAGGGCAACGCCTTGGCCATGAACTTTTTCAAGTCCTTTGG ATATGTGACCTGCGCGCATGCCATCAGCTTCGCCAACGACCTCAAGCTCGCTCACTACATCAAGATTCCTCCTCGCCACACTTTCACCGCCCAGATGGTGGCCACGCTCATTTCCACTTTCATCTGCACCGGTGTGCTCAACTTCCAAGTCAACATTGAGAACATTTGCCAGACCAACGCGCCCATGCGTTTCTTCTGCCCCGGCATCAACACCTTCTTTACTGCCGCCGTCTTGTGGGGAACCATTGGTCCCGTCAAGGTGTTTGGAATTCATGGCCAGTACAAGTGGCTCCTTCTGGGCTTCCCCATCGGTCTCTGCATTCCCGTCATCTTTTGGCTCATCATCCGCAAGTTCCCGCGCAACAAGTTCATTCGTCAGTTCCACCCCGTGGCCTTGTTCTATGGCGCACTCAACTGGGCGCCATACAGCATGAGCTACTGCTGGCCAGCGGTGCCCATTGCGTGGTTGAGCTGGATCTATGTGCGAAACCGATACCTGGCGTTCTGGTCCAAGTACAACTTTGTGTTGAGCGCCGCGTTTAGCGCGGGTATCGCGCTTAGCGGTATCGTGATGCTGTTCTCGGTGCAGTGGGCTAGAGTGAGTGTGGAGTGGTGGGGTAACACCCAGCCGTACAAGGGCTGTGAGGATACCGCTTGCACGATCAAGACGTTGTCCGAGGGAGAGAGGTTCTTTCCCTGGTGGGACGCGAACAAGGTGCCGGCCCCTTAA
- a CDS encoding RSC complex subunit Sfh1 has translation MARSESQQSVFSSYAPRLRTYNNSLLTPVLPGTAPANPLSRTTKRGTTIINYAEDGYDDYDDDDDNTRSRRRPTGLRSVQPDDGTVKADPAEKVGKDTHEPVEVQGIWRDWMGRFRQGRSDQQNFAQASLPLTLIPIRIDLDIPSYIPPPSLPPHAASLDPSSPLFKPQEPTVPYRLRDTFLWNLHETLITTDQFATVLVQDLDLPNRNQTISEISKQIRTQLEEYAGVALHPLFHSHRDRPATEAPKPTNLLEAATSTPNTPAINGNAVSTPTPAVNGTSAVQTSTGEISAAATPIPPDADDFSPDDTYRCIINLNINLSSQVYTDKFEWSLLHPPGTAEAFAKQTCADLGLHGEWVPAMTHAIYEAVLKLKKEACESGGLVAGWGTTSLGVGGVEFPNDAAVTAGGEGAGWRYDPEHLAEDWEPKLETLSKEEIEKREGDRERQIRRLRRETARFSSNTGMAGGVPVGFGFGGLIEQEEERMGRGERSKKKRRFRSLSPTSGRHTPDVGGGGGGGGGGGGYGGGGTLADNERNNWRCSCCRVWGTSVWAVRDGPYGPRSLCNNCGFIYERDRKLPRWARNLHATDPKPL, from the exons ATGGCGCGCTCCGAATCCCAACAATCCGTTTTCTCTTCTTATGCGCCAAGGTTACGCACCTACAACAACTCCCTCCTAACACCCGTCCTTCCCGGCACTGCTCCCGCGAACCCACTTTCGCGCACAACGAAGCGCGGCACTACCATTATCAACTATGCCGAGGATGGCTACGATGAttacgacgatgacgacgacaacacccgcagccgccgccgccctacAGGTCTCCGCAGCGTACAGCCCGACGACGGTACTGTCAAGGCCGACCCGGCCGAGAAGGTTGGCAAGGATACACATGAGCCCGTGGAGGTACAGGGTATTTGGCGGGACTGGATGGGAAGGTTCCGCCAGGGTCGATCCGACCAACAGAACTTTGCCCAAGCCAGCCTTCCTCTCACACTGATTCCCATACGGATTGATCTCGATATCCCATCCTACATTCCGCCCCCGTCTCTGCCTCCGCATGCTGCAAGCCTGGACCCCAGCAGTCCCCTTTTCAAGCCACAGGAGCCCACCGTCCCATACCGGTTACGCGACACGTTTCTCTGGAACCTGCACGAGACTTTGATTACTACCGATCAGTTTGCGACTGTCCTGGTCCAGGATTTGGACCTTCCTAACAGGAATCAGACCATATCCGAGATTAGCAAGCAAATAAGGACACAACTAGAAGAGTACGCCGGTGTTGCTCTCCATCCTCTCTTCCACTCCCACCGCGACCGTCCAGCAACCGAGGCGCCCAAGCCCACGAACCTGCTCGAAGCCGCGACCTCAACTCCCAACACCCCCGCAATTAATGGCAACGCCGTATCGACACCAACACCCGCTGTCAATGGCACTTCAGCAGTCCAAACATCCACCGGCGAAATTAGCGCCGCCGCAACCCCGATCCCTCCAGACGCCGACGACTTCAGCCCCGACGACACGTACCGCtgcatcatcaacctcaacatcaaCCTCTCCTCGCAAGTCTACACCGACAAGTTCGAGTGGTCGCTCCTCCACCCTCCAGGGACCGCCGAGGCCTTCGCCAAGCAAACCTGCGCCGACCTCGGTTTACACGGCGAGTGGGTACCCGCCATGACGCACGCCATCTACGAGGCGGTACTCAAGCTCAAGAAGGAAGCATGCGAGTCTGGCGGCCTGGTAGCCGGCTGGGGCACCACCTCACTGGGTGTCGGCGGTGTCGAGTTCCCCAACGACGCGGCCGTCACGGCAGGCGGCGAGGGCGCCGGCTGGCGATACGACCCCGAGCATCTGGCGGAGGACTGGGAGCCCAAGCTGGAGACGCTGtcgaaggaggagattgagaagCGCGAGGGCGATCGCGAGAGGCAGATCCGCAGACTGCGCAGAGAGACGGCGCGGTTCAGCAGCAATACTGGTATGGCGGGCGGCGTGCCCGTGGGCTTCGGATTCGGCGGGCTTATTGAGCAGGAAGAGGAGCGCATGGGACGCGGGGAGaggagcaagaagaagagaaggtttAGAAGTCTGTCGCCTACTAGCGGTAGACACACCCCGGATgttggaggcggaggcggcggcggcggtggtggtggtgggtatGGGGGTGGTGGAACGCTCGCGGATAACGAACGGAACAACTGGAGGTGCTCTTGCTGTAGGGTGTGGGGCACCAGTGTTTGGGCGGTTCGGGATGGGCCTTATGGACCGAGG TCACTCTGCAATAACTGCGGCTTCATTTATGAGCGGGATAGGAAACTGCCGAGGTGGGCTAGGAACCTGCACGCCACTGATCCCAAGCCTCTGTGA